A genomic region of Xanthomonas campestris pv. phormiicola contains the following coding sequences:
- a CDS encoding adenosine deaminase yields MPKGGDLHNHLSGSVYAEDFLRWADEDGDCVSLADYRLRAPPCGADQAPARGLAARDPALYARTVDALSMRNFVAGQPQFSGHDRFFSTFGKFQALGQRRVEALAAVLEQAARDHVGYVELIVNPSAAKALAEAALRRPWQPGQFAAESRQLDPALPAAVAASIQELDQVQARLRERLRCDTAQARPGCAVSYRYLAYADRAMPQAYVFAQIALGYALVKADPRFVGVNIVDPEDNPVALADYRAHMAMFAFFAARDPQVRLSLHAGELTLGLVPPAELGFHIREAVAAGAQRIGHGVDIAYEDDAPSLLAQMRRRRVAVEINLTSNDVILGVKGVQHPLSMYLRAGVPLVLSTDDAGVSRSDLTHEYQRAVQEQGLDYPALKQIARNALRYAFLPGDSIWAEDGTVPSPACAAPLAAAVLPRRPADPRCAALLQASEKARLQWQLEADFAAFETRALRSPY; encoded by the coding sequence ATGCCCAAGGGCGGCGACCTGCACAATCACCTGAGCGGCAGCGTCTATGCCGAGGACTTCCTGCGCTGGGCCGACGAGGACGGCGACTGCGTGTCGCTGGCTGACTACAGGCTGCGGGCGCCGCCCTGCGGCGCCGATCAGGCGCCGGCACGCGGGCTGGCCGCGCGCGATCCGGCGCTGTATGCGCGCACGGTGGATGCGCTGTCGATGCGCAATTTCGTGGCAGGACAGCCACAGTTTTCCGGACACGACCGTTTCTTTTCGACCTTCGGCAAGTTCCAGGCACTCGGCCAGCGCCGTGTCGAGGCACTGGCGGCGGTGCTGGAGCAGGCGGCACGCGACCATGTCGGCTATGTCGAATTGATCGTCAATCCGAGCGCGGCCAAGGCGCTGGCCGAGGCCGCGTTGCGGCGGCCGTGGCAGCCTGGCCAGTTCGCTGCAGAATCGCGCCAGCTCGACCCGGCGCTGCCGGCGGCAGTCGCCGCCTCGATCCAGGAATTGGACCAGGTGCAGGCGCGCCTGCGCGAACGGTTGCGCTGCGATACCGCGCAGGCGCGTCCGGGATGCGCGGTGAGCTACCGCTATCTGGCGTATGCCGACCGCGCCATGCCGCAGGCGTACGTGTTCGCGCAGATCGCGCTGGGCTATGCGCTGGTCAAGGCCGATCCGCGCTTCGTCGGCGTCAACATCGTCGATCCGGAAGACAATCCGGTGGCGTTGGCCGACTACCGGGCGCACATGGCCATGTTCGCTTTCTTCGCCGCACGCGATCCGCAGGTGCGGCTGAGCCTGCATGCCGGCGAGTTGACCCTGGGCCTGGTGCCGCCGGCCGAACTGGGTTTCCACATCCGCGAGGCGGTGGCGGCGGGCGCGCAACGCATCGGTCACGGTGTGGACATCGCCTACGAGGACGATGCGCCATCGCTGTTGGCGCAGATGCGGCGCCGGCGCGTGGCGGTGGAGATCAACCTGACCAGCAACGACGTCATTCTCGGGGTGAAGGGCGTGCAGCATCCGCTATCCATGTATCTGCGCGCCGGCGTGCCGCTGGTGCTGTCCACCGACGATGCCGGAGTGTCGCGCAGCGACCTCACCCACGAATACCAGCGTGCGGTGCAGGAGCAGGGGCTGGACTATCCGGCGCTGAAGCAGATCGCGCGCAACGCGCTGCGCTATGCGTTCCTGCCCGGCGACAGCATTTGGGCGGAGGACGGAACCGTCCCGTCGCCGGCCTGCGCGGCGCCGCTGGCGGCCGCGGTGCTGCCGCGCCGCCCGGCCGACCCGCGTTGCGCCGCATTGCTGCAGGCGAGCGAGAAGGCGCGCCTGCAATGGCAACTGGAAGCCGACTTCGCCGCGTTCGAGACGCGCGCATTGCGCAGTCCCTATTGA
- a CDS encoding TonB-dependent receptor, with protein MKALPVNSSALAVAVCAVLCLPAHAAFAQSQSDDTTAAARSSVTTTSNTTNSNATKRVQQLDAVSVKAQSLSLGGGAMQVQVAPKAVSTIGREAILKTAPGANFTQMLASIPGAISATNDVTGLNDGNFTVRGFPADEVGVTVNGVPINDSGNYKMYATEYGDTENMGDITVEQGYPSVTSPVIGAAGGNIAWVTVDPTRDAGVDISQSLGSNNYKRTFVRYNTGDIGPVRSWLSYSHNETDLWRGAGQSKVTKVDGKSVWTIDDGNSITASLQYNREVKNNYRSLTKAQIAQYGYHYGYLKSYQSSSAGDWVGTQVNPFTSAILSLDGEFTLSDTLHLSVVPYFVYGYGGGSYGYAKNYVFFTSDTYRPGVHVKFKQDLSLNDSLEYGFLAERPRQQGSNVYLPADAQGNPADIWGHDSAYYYKNANGTPKIAYKFYSTTPTYRAFATNTWTPNDQWTLSLGGAYTSVTRKGWYSTWPEAGNALSLTSPSSSTLFASGSRTYKKFTPTAGVKFQLDEANQFYLGVGQTYRAAINTSALYDFWNAAYAQASGKSLSVSDAEPEKATTIDLGWRYYGERLSTSVGAYSSDFKNKQFSGSDPTTSAPVYFSLGEVRMRGLNAEASYKLDDHWSTYASYAHTSSEMQDNVTLGKVTYLTKGKTLVNAPKNAGYASVNFEQGQFWASVSSTVQSGIWGTFSNAAGSYSGGFAVVNLNGGWNFHDFGGLKKPYLKVNVFNIGNREALNYSSTTSLATTAQAATWQLLQDRTVMVTFGGSIAL; from the coding sequence ATGAAAGCCCTTCCCGTCAATAGCAGCGCACTGGCTGTCGCCGTGTGCGCCGTTCTGTGTCTTCCGGCCCACGCCGCCTTCGCACAGTCGCAATCCGACGACACCACGGCGGCGGCGCGTTCCAGCGTCACCACCACCTCCAACACCACCAATTCCAACGCCACCAAACGCGTGCAGCAGCTGGATGCGGTGTCGGTCAAGGCGCAGTCGCTGTCGCTGGGTGGCGGCGCCATGCAGGTGCAGGTCGCGCCCAAGGCCGTGTCCACGATCGGCCGCGAAGCGATCCTCAAGACCGCCCCGGGTGCCAACTTCACCCAGATGCTGGCCTCGATCCCCGGCGCGATCTCCGCCACCAACGATGTCACCGGTCTCAACGACGGCAATTTCACCGTGCGCGGTTTCCCGGCCGACGAAGTGGGCGTGACCGTCAACGGCGTGCCGATCAACGACTCGGGCAACTACAAGATGTACGCCACCGAATACGGCGACACCGAGAACATGGGCGACATCACTGTCGAGCAGGGCTACCCGAGCGTGACCTCGCCGGTGATCGGCGCGGCCGGCGGCAACATCGCCTGGGTGACCGTGGATCCGACCCGCGACGCCGGCGTGGACATCAGCCAGAGCCTGGGCAGCAACAACTACAAGCGCACCTTCGTGCGCTACAACACCGGCGACATCGGTCCGGTGCGTTCGTGGCTCTCCTACTCGCACAACGAGACCGACCTGTGGCGCGGTGCCGGCCAGTCCAAGGTGACCAAGGTCGACGGCAAGTCGGTGTGGACCATCGACGACGGCAACTCGATCACCGCCTCGTTGCAGTACAACCGCGAGGTCAAGAACAACTACCGCAGCCTGACCAAGGCGCAGATCGCCCAGTACGGCTATCACTACGGCTACCTGAAGTCCTACCAGTCCAGCAGCGCCGGCGACTGGGTCGGCACCCAGGTCAATCCGTTCACCAGCGCCATCCTCAGCCTGGACGGCGAGTTCACCCTCAGCGACACCCTGCACCTGTCGGTGGTGCCGTACTTCGTCTACGGCTACGGCGGCGGCAGCTACGGCTACGCCAAGAACTACGTGTTCTTCACCTCCGACACCTACCGCCCGGGCGTCCACGTCAAGTTCAAGCAGGACCTGAGTTTGAACGACAGCCTGGAATACGGCTTCCTGGCCGAGCGTCCGCGCCAGCAGGGCTCCAACGTCTACCTGCCGGCCGATGCGCAGGGCAACCCGGCCGACATCTGGGGCCACGACAGCGCCTATTACTACAAGAACGCCAACGGCACGCCGAAGATCGCCTACAAGTTCTACTCGACCACGCCGACCTACCGTGCCTTCGCCACCAACACCTGGACCCCGAACGACCAGTGGACGCTGAGCCTGGGCGGCGCCTACACCTCGGTCACCCGCAAGGGCTGGTACTCCACCTGGCCAGAGGCCGGCAACGCGCTGAGCCTGACCAGCCCGTCATCCAGCACCCTGTTCGCTTCCGGCTCGCGCACCTACAAGAAGTTCACCCCCACCGCCGGGGTGAAGTTCCAGCTCGACGAGGCCAACCAGTTCTATCTTGGTGTCGGCCAGACCTACCGCGCCGCGATCAACACCTCGGCGCTGTACGACTTCTGGAACGCGGCGTATGCGCAGGCATCGGGCAAGTCGCTGTCGGTCAGCGACGCCGAGCCGGAGAAGGCCACCACCATCGACCTGGGCTGGCGTTACTACGGCGAGCGCCTGAGCACCTCGGTCGGCGCCTATTCCAGCGACTTCAAGAACAAGCAGTTCAGCGGCTCGGATCCGACCACCTCGGCGCCGGTGTACTTCTCGCTGGGTGAGGTCAGGATGCGCGGGCTCAACGCCGAGGCCAGCTACAAGCTCGACGACCACTGGTCGACCTACGCCTCCTACGCGCACACCAGTAGCGAGATGCAGGACAACGTCACCCTGGGCAAGGTCACCTATCTGACCAAGGGCAAGACGCTGGTCAACGCGCCGAAGAACGCCGGCTACGCCTCGGTGAATTTCGAGCAGGGCCAGTTCTGGGCCAGTGTGAGCAGCACCGTGCAGAGCGGCATCTGGGGCACCTTCAGCAACGCCGCCGGTTCTTACTCGGGCGGCTTTGCGGTGGTCAACCTCAACGGCGGCTGGAACTTCCACGACTTCGGCGGGCTGAAGAAGCCTTACCTGAAGGTCAACGTGTTCAACATCGGCAACCGCGAGGCGCTGAACTATTCCAGCACCACCTCGCTGGCCACCACCGCGCAAGCGGCGACCTGGCAGTTGCTGCAGGATCGCACGGTGATGGTGACCTTCGGCGGCTCGATCGCGCTGTAA
- a CDS encoding nucleoside hydrolase, whose product MPQSHHPVSDKRLVILEDDIDGFTPAQLLLLQAPDVEVLGISAVSGNIWRDEVLAHSCRLLELAGRPDIPVLPGPVFPLLNSEIATERWEALYGKLVWKGAWTKQWIDADTVQSSPRYHAHDVVPDLALGNPSVVRPSSEHAALFMLRMVRQYPGQVSIVATGPLTNLALAQSLDPQFAALAKELVYMGGSLNPRRRLDSVCAHQFAREFVHSPRREFNIRWDPEAASIVQRAPWKKMVMVPVDPSTATELSTDLVARIGAADTTLGQALRRREPGFPMWDELATAVWLRPALATRTETLYVDTNTEFGPGYGDTLSWAPGYQPGLGEQRQTVVLEMDVAALEAVLVEHLTAPHPPSVGAPLPPR is encoded by the coding sequence ATGCCCCAATCGCATCATCCGGTTTCCGACAAGCGCCTCGTGATCCTCGAGGACGACATCGACGGCTTCACCCCCGCACAACTGCTGTTGCTGCAAGCGCCCGACGTCGAGGTGCTCGGCATCTCCGCGGTCAGCGGCAACATCTGGCGCGACGAGGTCCTGGCCCATAGCTGCCGCCTGCTCGAACTGGCCGGCCGCCCCGATATCCCGGTCCTGCCCGGCCCGGTGTTCCCGCTGCTCAATTCGGAAATCGCCACCGAACGCTGGGAAGCGTTGTACGGCAAGCTGGTGTGGAAGGGCGCGTGGACCAAGCAGTGGATCGACGCCGATACCGTGCAGAGTTCGCCGCGCTACCATGCCCATGACGTGGTGCCGGACCTGGCGCTGGGCAATCCCAGCGTGGTGCGCCCGTCCAGCGAACATGCCGCGCTGTTCATGCTGCGCATGGTCCGCCAGTATCCCGGCCAGGTCAGCATCGTCGCCACCGGCCCGCTGACCAATCTCGCCCTGGCGCAGTCGCTGGATCCGCAGTTCGCGGCGCTGGCCAAGGAGCTGGTGTACATGGGCGGCAGTCTCAATCCGCGCCGCCGACTGGACAGCGTCTGCGCGCACCAGTTCGCGCGCGAGTTCGTGCACTCGCCGCGCCGCGAGTTCAACATCCGCTGGGATCCGGAAGCGGCCAGCATCGTGCAGCGCGCGCCGTGGAAGAAGATGGTGATGGTGCCGGTCGATCCGTCCACCGCCACCGAACTGAGCACCGACCTGGTCGCGCGCATCGGCGCCGCCGACACCACGCTGGGCCAGGCCCTGCGCCGCCGCGAGCCGGGCTTCCCGATGTGGGACGAACTGGCCACCGCGGTGTGGTTGCGCCCGGCGCTGGCGACGCGCACCGAAACGCTCTATGTCGACACCAATACCGAGTTCGGCCCCGGCTATGGCGACACGCTGTCGTGGGCGCCGGGCTATCAGCCGGGCCTGGGCGAACAGCGGCAGACGGTGGTGCTGGAGATGGACGTGGCGGCGCTGGAGGCGGTGCTGGTCGAGCACCTGACCGCGCCGCACCCGCCGTCGGTGGGCGCGCCGTTGCCGCCAAGGTGA
- a CDS encoding AtzE family amidohydrolase: protein MHIPDAYQPGIQRNAQLLDGYAQLLRQFGPAAVPAPVSGPGQIAAIAAATRATPGHAQARSERTLERIAAANPGLHALTRVLPERARADAARVQASLAGGGDGGALAGVPFVVKDLFDVAGLATTAGAAIRADAAPAAHDAVLVQRLVQAGAVLVGTANMDEFAYGFATVNAHYGTTRNPHDRTCLAGGSSGGSAAAVAAGLVPFALGSDTNGSIRVPASLCGVYGLRPSHGRLPLDGVFPFVEAFDVAGPFAGTLADLRAVYEVMAGAPLPDCAVASLRIARLGGWFARNLDPALGAGLEALAGHLGSSAVRELPDAPRARAAAFVITAAEGGVRHRAALARDAAGFDPATRDRLLAGLQVPAAAVADAQRFGVWFAGAMQRLWDEVDVLLAPATPCVAPRIDQETIQIDGAAVSARANLGVFTQPLGLARCPVLAAPLYRPGQLPLGVQLIAAPGREDRLFALAAQLERDGLIGSTPPSREPR from the coding sequence ATGCACATTCCCGACGCCTACCAACCCGGCATCCAGCGCAACGCGCAGCTGCTCGACGGCTATGCGCAGCTGCTGCGCCAATTCGGGCCTGCGGCCGTGCCGGCACCCGTCTCCGGGCCCGGCCAGATCGCCGCCATTGCCGCCGCCACCCGTGCCACGCCCGGCCATGCACAGGCGCGCAGCGAACGCACGCTCGAGCGCATCGCCGCGGCCAACCCCGGCTTGCACGCCTTGACCCGGGTCCTGCCCGAACGCGCGCGCGCCGACGCCGCGCGCGTGCAGGCGAGCCTGGCCGGCGGCGGCGATGGCGGGGCTCTGGCCGGCGTCCCGTTCGTGGTGAAGGACCTGTTCGACGTCGCCGGCCTGGCGACCACCGCCGGGGCCGCGATCCGTGCCGATGCGGCCCCCGCGGCGCACGATGCCGTCCTGGTGCAGCGCCTGGTCCAGGCCGGTGCGGTGCTGGTCGGCACCGCCAACATGGACGAATTCGCCTATGGCTTCGCCACCGTCAACGCGCACTACGGCACCACCCGCAATCCGCACGATCGCACGTGCCTGGCCGGCGGCTCCTCCGGCGGTTCGGCCGCGGCGGTGGCCGCCGGGCTGGTGCCCTTCGCGCTCGGCTCGGACACCAACGGCTCGATCCGCGTGCCGGCGTCGCTGTGCGGGGTCTACGGCCTGCGTCCCAGCCATGGCCGTTTGCCGCTGGACGGCGTGTTTCCGTTCGTCGAGGCGTTCGATGTGGCCGGGCCGTTCGCGGGCACGCTCGCCGACCTGCGCGCGGTGTACGAGGTGATGGCCGGCGCGCCGCTGCCGGATTGCGCCGTCGCCAGCTTGCGCATCGCCCGCCTCGGCGGCTGGTTCGCGCGCAATCTCGACCCTGCGCTCGGCGCCGGCCTGGAGGCGCTGGCCGGCCACCTCGGCAGCAGCGCCGTGCGCGAACTGCCCGACGCGCCGCGCGCGCGCGCCGCGGCCTTCGTGATCACCGCCGCCGAAGGCGGGGTCCGCCATCGCGCCGCGCTCGCCCGCGATGCCGCCGGGTTCGATCCGGCCACCCGCGACCGCCTGCTGGCCGGGCTGCAAGTGCCGGCGGCGGCGGTTGCCGACGCACAGCGCTTCGGCGTGTGGTTCGCCGGTGCGATGCAACGTCTGTGGGACGAGGTCGATGTGCTGCTGGCGCCGGCCACGCCGTGCGTGGCGCCGCGCATCGACCAGGAGACGATCCAGATCGATGGCGCCGCCGTGTCGGCGCGCGCCAACCTCGGCGTGTTCACCCAGCCGCTGGGCCTGGCGCGCTGCCCGGTGCTGGCCGCGCCGCTGTATCGCCCGGGGCAGCTGCCGCTGGGCGTGCAGCTGATCGCCGCGCCAGGACGCGAGGATCGCCTGTTCGCGCTCGCCGCGCAGCTGGAACGCGACGGCCTGATCGGTTCGACCCCGCCGTCGCGGGAGCCGCGCTGA
- a CDS encoding gamma-glutamyltransferase family protein produces the protein MLHTLRSRRGMVVAPHHLAAQAGRDVLRDGGNAVEAAVATAACLAVVYPHMTGIGGDGFWLIAEADGRVHAIDACGRAAQAATLQHYAGQAAIPWRGPGAANTVAGTVSGWGLALQRSDAQLPLSRLLDDAIQHAAAGVPVTLGGAAIAAAKSAELREQPGAYAAIFEAAGRPLREGELLRQPQLAATLQRLAAAGLDDFYRGALASDIAADLQALGSPLRASDLAAHRAEASVPLSVAIAGARLYNHAPPTQGLASLLILALFDRLAADRADGYAHLHGLVEATKQAFLVRDAHIGDPAWMTLDAQALLDDAGALDAMAARIDPAHALPWPQPSQAGDTVWFGAIDGAGRAVSCIQSTYFEFGCGLVLPRSGIVWQNRGCSFRLAADGWNALAPGRKPFHTLNPALARFDDGRLMAYGTMGGEGQPQTQAALFSRYARFGMPLQQALSAPRWLLGRTWGEDSTTLKLEDRFAPEVVQALRDAGHAVELLPAYSSAMGHAGALVREADGTLSGASDPRSDGAVAGW, from the coding sequence ATGCTGCACACCTTGCGTTCCCGGCGCGGCATGGTGGTCGCGCCGCATCACCTCGCCGCGCAGGCCGGACGCGATGTGCTGCGCGACGGCGGCAATGCGGTGGAAGCGGCGGTGGCGACCGCGGCGTGCCTGGCGGTGGTCTATCCGCACATGACCGGCATCGGCGGCGACGGCTTCTGGCTGATCGCCGAAGCCGATGGCCGCGTGCATGCGATCGACGCCTGCGGCCGCGCCGCGCAGGCGGCCACGCTGCAGCACTATGCTGGGCAGGCGGCGATTCCCTGGCGCGGTCCGGGCGCGGCCAACACCGTCGCCGGCACCGTGTCCGGCTGGGGGCTGGCGCTGCAGCGCAGCGACGCGCAGCTGCCGCTGTCGCGCCTGCTCGACGACGCCATCCAGCACGCCGCGGCCGGCGTGCCGGTCACCCTCGGCGGTGCCGCGATCGCCGCAGCCAAGAGCGCCGAACTGCGCGAGCAGCCCGGCGCCTATGCGGCGATCTTCGAAGCCGCCGGGCGGCCGTTGCGCGAAGGCGAGCTGCTGCGCCAGCCGCAGCTGGCCGCCACGCTGCAGCGCCTGGCCGCGGCCGGCCTGGACGATTTCTACCGCGGTGCGCTGGCGTCCGACATCGCCGCCGACCTGCAGGCCCTGGGCAGTCCGCTGCGCGCCAGCGACCTGGCCGCGCACCGCGCCGAGGCCAGCGTGCCGCTGTCGGTGGCGATCGCCGGCGCGCGCCTGTACAACCACGCACCACCGACCCAGGGCCTGGCCTCGCTGCTGATCCTGGCGCTGTTCGACCGCCTGGCCGCCGACCGGGCCGACGGCTACGCGCACCTGCACGGCCTGGTCGAGGCGACCAAGCAGGCGTTCCTGGTGCGCGATGCGCACATCGGCGACCCGGCCTGGATGACGCTGGATGCGCAAGCCTTGCTCGACGATGCCGGCGCGCTCGACGCGATGGCCGCACGCATCGATCCGGCGCATGCGCTGCCGTGGCCGCAGCCCTCGCAGGCCGGCGACACCGTCTGGTTCGGCGCGATCGACGGCGCCGGCCGCGCGGTCAGCTGCATCCAGTCCACCTATTTCGAATTCGGTTGCGGGCTGGTGCTGCCGCGCAGCGGCATCGTCTGGCAGAACCGCGGCTGCAGCTTCCGTCTCGCCGCCGACGGCTGGAACGCGCTGGCGCCGGGACGCAAGCCGTTCCACACGCTCAACCCGGCGCTGGCGCGTTTCGACGACGGCCGGCTCATGGCCTACGGCACCATGGGCGGCGAAGGCCAGCCGCAGACCCAGGCGGCACTGTTCAGCCGCTATGCGCGTTTCGGCATGCCGTTGCAGCAAGCGCTCAGCGCGCCGCGCTGGTTGCTCGGCCGCACCTGGGGCGAGGACAGCACCACGTTGAAGCTGGAGGACCGGTTCGCTCCGGAGGTCGTCCAGGCGTTGCGCGATGCAGGCCATGCGGTCGAGTTGCTGCCCGCCTACAGTTCGGCGATGGGCCACGCCGGCGCGCTGGTACGCGAGGCCGACGGCACCTTGAGCGGCGCCAGCGACCCGCGCAGCGATGGCGCGGTCGCGGGCTGGTAG
- a CDS encoding tetratricopeptide repeat protein, translating into MSHDSEVLARARALVDAAMTDPQRCSAHLAQAESLLVAAAASAPDDIALLTCLGAVRCDLGNDGDAVEVLQHAVRLRSDDRNTYFNLGVALLNSGRRRQAMDRFRQAAPLQGSAATWEAYFDPHAQ; encoded by the coding sequence ATGTCCCACGACAGCGAAGTCCTCGCCCGCGCCAGAGCGCTGGTGGATGCGGCGATGACCGATCCGCAGCGCTGCTCCGCGCATCTGGCACAGGCCGAGTCGTTGCTCGTCGCCGCAGCGGCGTCGGCACCGGACGATATCGCGCTGCTCACCTGCCTGGGCGCGGTGCGCTGCGATCTGGGGAACGACGGCGATGCGGTCGAGGTGTTGCAGCATGCTGTACGGCTGCGTTCGGACGACCGCAACACTTACTTCAATCTCGGCGTCGCGCTGCTCAACAGCGGCAGGCGCCGCCAGGCCATGGACCGCTTCCGGCAGGCGGCGCCGCTGCAGGGATCGGCGGCGACCTGGGAAGCCTATTTCGATCCGCATGCGCAATGA
- a CDS encoding LysR family transcriptional regulator, translated as MLTFSRFTRYFMEVAHWRSIRRASEALHVSASAIDRQILKAEQELGVQLFERLPSGLRLTSAGELLLVDVRRWEKSYQRTLELFDELKGLRRGHVEIAMIDALSEGIVVDALAQLIDEHPGLTFGLQTEDNQKVADKVVAAEVDFGLLLDPVSGIDLEVVAFAEIPLGICMPVGHPLSGRASLQLNEVLDDHRLLLPAAPLIVNEHAKVVYQRQHIDTRRCIRCNDVRTLRALVRQGVGVGLLSQLDVLADLADGRLAFVPLREGLAKPMTLSLCVAPQRQLSKAAQTMLKALAPRVEGILDRP; from the coding sequence ATGCTGACCTTCTCCCGCTTCACCCGCTATTTCATGGAAGTGGCGCATTGGCGCAGCATCCGCCGCGCCTCCGAGGCGCTGCACGTGTCGGCGTCGGCGATCGACCGGCAGATCCTCAAGGCCGAGCAGGAGCTGGGCGTGCAGTTGTTCGAGCGCCTGCCGAGCGGCCTGCGCCTGACCAGCGCCGGCGAGTTGCTGCTGGTCGACGTGCGGCGCTGGGAGAAGAGCTACCAACGCACGCTGGAGCTGTTCGACGAGCTGAAGGGGCTGCGTCGCGGCCATGTCGAGATCGCGATGATCGATGCCCTGAGCGAGGGCATCGTGGTCGATGCGCTGGCGCAGCTGATCGACGAACACCCGGGCCTGACCTTCGGCCTGCAGACCGAGGACAACCAGAAGGTTGCCGACAAGGTGGTCGCGGCGGAGGTGGACTTCGGCCTGCTGCTGGACCCGGTCAGCGGCATCGATCTGGAGGTGGTCGCCTTCGCCGAGATTCCGCTGGGCATCTGCATGCCGGTCGGGCATCCGCTCAGCGGCAGGGCCAGCCTGCAGTTGAACGAGGTCCTGGACGACCATCGCCTGCTGCTGCCGGCCGCGCCGCTGATCGTCAACGAACACGCCAAGGTCGTGTACCAGCGCCAGCACATCGACACGCGCCGCTGCATCCGCTGCAACGACGTGCGCACGCTGCGCGCATTGGTGCGCCAGGGCGTGGGCGTGGGCCTGCTGTCGCAACTGGATGTGCTGGCCGATCTGGCCGACGGGCGGCTGGCGTTCGTGCCCCTGCGCGAAGGCCTGGCCAAGCCGATGACATTGTCGCTGTGCGTGGCGCCGCAGCGGCAACTGTCCAAGGCCGCGCAGACCATGCTCAAGGCGCTGGCGCCGCGCGTGGAAGGCATCCTGGATCGCCCGTAG
- a CDS encoding allantoate amidohydrolase, with product MPNSAFSPGTRAVARCDALGVAPYSDSADGLFRGWLSPAHRASVAAVAEWMGEAGLHTRIDPAGNLLGRYEGVAAQAPALLIGSHLDSVRDAGRYDGPLGVMLGIECVAALNAQGRRLPFAIEVIAFGDEEGSRFPASMLSSRAVAGTLDPAALQVSDGDAIALADALAAWGLDIALVPDAARAPHSVLAYLEAHIEQGPVLEAEGLALGAVTGIAAQRRYRALLVGRAGHAGTTRMDLRADALAAAADCVLAVEQVARGGPADLVATVGRLQVAPGAVNVVPGRVEFSIDVRAGADGVRDAAAEAIAQRLHAIAAARGVQLLLHCVQDLPASPCAPRLVAALETAIAAQGLAPRRLVSGAGHDAMVMAALCPTAMLFLRCAGGVSHHPAEHVDPADAELAVAAMLHFIESLGDTLVR from the coding sequence ATGCCGAATTCGGCCTTCTCGCCCGGAACGCGCGCGGTCGCACGCTGCGACGCGCTCGGCGTGGCGCCCTACAGCGACAGCGCGGACGGCCTGTTCCGCGGCTGGCTGAGTCCGGCGCACCGCGCCAGCGTGGCGGCCGTGGCCGAGTGGATGGGCGAGGCCGGCCTGCACACCCGCATCGACCCGGCCGGCAACCTGCTCGGCCGCTACGAGGGCGTCGCCGCGCAGGCGCCGGCGCTGCTGATCGGCAGCCACCTGGACAGCGTGCGTGACGCCGGCCGCTACGACGGTCCGCTCGGGGTCATGCTGGGCATCGAATGCGTGGCCGCGCTGAACGCGCAGGGCCGCCGCTTGCCGTTCGCGATCGAGGTGATCGCCTTCGGCGACGAGGAAGGCTCGCGGTTCCCGGCGTCGATGCTGAGCAGCCGCGCCGTCGCCGGCACGCTGGATCCGGCGGCGCTGCAGGTAAGCGACGGCGACGCCATCGCGCTGGCCGATGCGCTGGCCGCCTGGGGCCTGGACATCGCGCTGGTGCCTGACGCGGCGCGCGCGCCGCACAGCGTGCTGGCCTATCTGGAAGCGCATATCGAACAGGGGCCGGTGCTGGAAGCCGAGGGCCTGGCGCTGGGCGCGGTCACTGGCATCGCTGCGCAGCGGCGCTACCGCGCGCTGCTGGTCGGCCGTGCCGGCCACGCCGGCACCACGCGCATGGATCTGCGCGCCGATGCGCTGGCCGCCGCCGCCGACTGCGTGCTGGCGGTGGAGCAGGTGGCGCGCGGCGGCCCTGCGGACCTGGTGGCCACGGTCGGGCGCCTGCAGGTGGCGCCGGGCGCGGTCAACGTGGTTCCGGGGCGGGTCGAGTTCTCGATCGACGTGCGTGCCGGTGCCGACGGCGTGCGCGATGCGGCGGCCGAGGCGATCGCGCAGCGCCTGCACGCCATCGCCGCCGCGCGCGGCGTGCAGTTGCTGCTGCATTGCGTGCAGGACCTGCCGGCCAGTCCCTGCGCTCCGCGCCTGGTCGCCGCGCTGGAAACGGCGATCGCCGCGCAGGGCCTCGCGCCGCGACGGCTGGTCTCCGGCGCCGGCCACGACGCGATGGTGATGGCGGCGCTGTGCCCGACCGCGATGCTGTTCCTGCGCTGCGCCGGCGGCGTCAGCCACCACCCGGCCGAACACGTGGATCCCGCCGATGCCGAGCTGGCGGTGGCGGCGATGCTGCATTTCATCGAGTCCCTGGGAGACACCCTTGTCCGTTGA